In Paludisphaera rhizosphaerae, one DNA window encodes the following:
- a CDS encoding carbohydrate kinase family protein, producing MLGRVRVFGPAYLDRVLRVDRPLLGSECDSPLDQSVEGRQGFGDGDELVLIGPDRSTITIAPPPDWPGPWGAVELDRPVGPSAESRSRVRGVVWEDDLGGMGAGFAAALGGELVSALGPEDDPTSRAVAELLDRHGISSTAIRTNVPADWTLLVSSGPHGDKLAVGFRGCHDALQPEDLAPLTAIPSEVLVVCGLANRLAADVLKAPGPRLRVLAPAIRNVLDRTYPPRKLIAPVDVLCCNQAEWDALEDSQEIAARLSILVVTRGPAGVLVRFTDPQGSAKSLTLPAFPRDRPPRDTNHAGEAFAACFIATLMERGWQPESGVAEVELVREAAIRASAASALVLDRTGFGFPSTVEVDATVTRGRVVD from the coding sequence ATGCTCGGCCGCGTCCGGGTCTTCGGCCCTGCTTATCTTGACCGCGTATTGCGAGTGGACCGCCCTTTACTCGGCTCCGAATGCGATTCACCGCTGGATCAGAGCGTTGAAGGCCGGCAGGGGTTCGGCGACGGCGACGAGCTTGTCTTGATAGGCCCAGACAGGAGCACGATCACAATCGCGCCGCCGCCCGACTGGCCCGGACCGTGGGGGGCCGTCGAACTTGACCGGCCCGTCGGCCCGTCGGCCGAAAGCCGGAGCAGGGTTCGCGGCGTCGTCTGGGAGGACGATCTGGGCGGCATGGGCGCTGGTTTTGCAGCCGCTCTGGGGGGAGAGTTGGTCTCGGCCCTGGGACCGGAAGACGACCCGACGAGCCGAGCGGTCGCCGAATTGCTGGATCGTCACGGCATTTCGAGCACGGCCATCCGCACAAACGTCCCGGCCGACTGGACGCTGCTGGTCTCCAGCGGGCCGCACGGCGACAAGCTGGCTGTCGGCTTCCGAGGCTGCCACGACGCCCTCCAGCCCGAAGATCTAGCCCCGCTCACCGCGATCCCCAGCGAGGTCCTCGTCGTCTGCGGGCTGGCGAACCGGCTTGCCGCCGACGTGCTCAAGGCGCCCGGGCCCCGGCTTCGCGTTCTGGCTCCCGCGATACGGAACGTACTCGACCGAACCTATCCGCCGAGGAAGCTGATCGCGCCGGTCGACGTCCTCTGCTGCAACCAGGCGGAATGGGACGCCCTGGAGGATTCCCAGGAAATCGCGGCGCGACTCTCGATCCTGGTCGTCACGCGGGGGCCGGCGGGGGTGCTGGTTCGGTTCACCGATCCCCAGGGGTCGGCGAAGTCGCTGACCCTGCCGGCGTTTCCCCGCGATCGGCCCCCTCGCGACACGAACCACGCCGGGGAAGCGTTCGCGGCTTGTTTCATCGCGACCTTGATGGAGCGAGGCTGGCAGCCGGAGTCGGGCGTAGCGGAGGTCGAGTTAGTCCGCGAGGCGGCGATCCGAGCGTCGGCGGCCTCAGCGCTGGTGTTGGATCGGACCGGATTCGGGTTTCCTTCGACGGTGGAAGTCGACGCGACCGTCACGCGAGGAAGGGTCGTCGACTAA
- a CDS encoding polyribonucleotide nucleotidyltransferase, giving the protein MSISPFARKVVERTIGDRTISLETGRFAKQASGAVVVRIGDTMSLVTAMTGPGREGIDFFPLTVDYREKTYAAGKFPGGFIKREGRPSTKEILTARLIDRPIRPLFPEWYREEVQIQAGPISADRVNDPDVPSIVGASASLLLAKAPFLGPIGAVRLARVEGKLIAFPTAEEIAASDLDLVVASTAKAIVMIEGFGEELPEPEMADAIIHAHRINQDLIALQYELLDAVGQERPVHTPTPPDALKGLLLERFGHRLREAKQIVMKQERNAATKQILESAIAELIPADGEAASLAPGGPGEAASVPVPVTKDRIKNVFHAVEEVVVRDLILSGNRPDGRGPRDLRSIKCEVGVLPRAHGSAIFQRGETQALVTTVLGTGADEQRIDGIMDEYSKKFMLDYNMPPFAVGEVRPIRGPGRREIGHGALAERSVASILPPPARFPYTIRVVSDILESNGSSSMASVCGATLSLMDAGVPISDPVGGISIGLVQDDATGRHVLLTDIIGEEDHYGDMDFKVAGTQRGVTGIQLDLKNLGISEEIVRETLEQAHEARLEILRAMLRSIKRPREEISTNAPRLIQIQINPDKIGLLIGPGGKTIRRLQDETGAKIDIDDSGVVTLASTEAAGAEAARDKILAMTEGVQVGRIYEGRVSSIKDFGAFVEILPGKDGLVHVTELSSGYIANVSDVCRVGDTMLVKVISVDDQDRVKLSRKAALAEREIPDEFADRPRPAGAPDRSSGGPPRRPEGGGGGGGRGYGGDRDRGGDRGPRGPR; this is encoded by the coding sequence ATGTCTATTTCGCCTTTCGCCCGCAAGGTCGTCGAGCGCACCATCGGCGATCGCACCATCAGCCTTGAGACCGGCCGGTTCGCCAAGCAGGCGAGCGGCGCGGTGGTCGTCCGAATCGGCGACACCATGAGCCTTGTGACGGCCATGACCGGCCCCGGCCGCGAGGGGATCGACTTCTTCCCCCTGACCGTCGACTACCGCGAGAAGACCTACGCGGCGGGCAAGTTCCCCGGCGGCTTCATCAAGCGTGAAGGCCGGCCGAGCACCAAGGAAATCCTCACCGCCCGTCTGATCGACCGTCCGATCCGGCCGCTCTTCCCCGAATGGTATCGCGAGGAAGTCCAGATCCAGGCCGGCCCGATCTCCGCCGACCGCGTGAACGATCCGGACGTCCCGTCGATCGTCGGGGCTTCGGCCTCGCTGTTGCTCGCCAAGGCTCCCTTCCTGGGCCCGATCGGCGCCGTCCGGCTGGCACGCGTCGAAGGCAAGCTCATCGCCTTCCCGACCGCCGAGGAGATCGCCGCCAGCGACCTCGACCTGGTCGTCGCCAGCACGGCCAAGGCGATCGTCATGATCGAAGGCTTCGGCGAGGAACTCCCCGAGCCGGAAATGGCCGACGCGATCATCCACGCCCACCGCATCAACCAGGATCTGATCGCCCTTCAGTATGAGCTGCTGGACGCCGTCGGCCAGGAGCGCCCCGTCCACACCCCGACCCCGCCCGACGCCCTCAAGGGCCTGCTGCTGGAGCGCTTCGGCCACCGGCTCCGCGAGGCCAAGCAGATCGTCATGAAGCAGGAGCGGAACGCCGCCACCAAGCAGATCCTCGAGTCTGCGATCGCCGAGCTGATCCCGGCCGACGGCGAGGCCGCCAGTCTGGCCCCCGGCGGCCCCGGCGAGGCCGCGAGCGTTCCCGTGCCGGTCACCAAGGACCGGATCAAGAACGTCTTCCACGCGGTTGAGGAAGTCGTCGTCCGCGACCTGATCCTCAGCGGCAACCGGCCGGACGGCCGCGGCCCCCGCGACCTCCGCTCGATCAAGTGCGAGGTCGGCGTGCTGCCCCGGGCCCACGGCTCGGCCATCTTCCAGCGCGGCGAGACCCAGGCCCTCGTCACCACGGTTCTCGGAACCGGCGCCGACGAGCAGCGGATCGACGGCATCATGGACGAGTACAGCAAGAAATTCATGCTGGACTACAACATGCCGCCGTTCGCCGTGGGCGAGGTCCGCCCCATCCGCGGCCCCGGCCGTCGCGAGATCGGCCACGGCGCCCTGGCCGAGCGATCGGTCGCCTCGATCCTGCCGCCTCCGGCCCGCTTCCCCTACACCATCCGGGTCGTCTCCGACATCCTCGAGTCGAACGGCTCCAGCTCGATGGCCTCGGTCTGCGGCGCCACGCTCAGCCTGATGGACGCCGGCGTGCCGATCAGCGACCCCGTCGGCGGCATCTCCATCGGCCTCGTCCAGGACGACGCCACCGGCCGTCACGTCCTCCTCACCGACATCATCGGCGAGGAAGACCACTACGGCGACATGGACTTCAAGGTCGCCGGAACCCAGCGCGGCGTGACCGGCATCCAGCTCGACCTCAAGAATCTGGGCATCAGCGAGGAGATCGTCCGCGAGACCCTCGAACAGGCCCACGAGGCCCGTCTTGAGATCCTCCGGGCCATGCTCCGCTCGATCAAGCGGCCGCGTGAAGAGATCTCCACCAACGCCCCCCGGTTGATCCAGATCCAGATCAACCCGGACAAGATCGGCCTGCTGATCGGCCCCGGCGGCAAGACGATCCGCCGCCTCCAGGACGAGACCGGCGCCAAGATCGACATCGACGACAGCGGCGTGGTCACCCTGGCCAGCACCGAGGCCGCCGGCGCCGAGGCCGCCCGCGACAAGATCCTCGCCATGACCGAGGGCGTCCAGGTCGGCCGCATCTACGAAGGCCGCGTCTCGTCCATCAAGGACTTCGGCGCCTTCGTTGAGATCCTCCCCGGCAAGGACGGCCTCGTCCACGTCACCGAGCTCTCCAGCGGGTACATCGCCAACGTCTCCGACGTCTGCCGCGTCGGCGATACGATGCTCGTCAAGGTGATCTCTGTCGACGATCAGGACCGCGTCAAGCTCTCCCGCAAGGCGGCCCTCGCCGAGCGTGAGATCCCCGACGAGTTCGCTGACCGTCCCCGGCCGGCCGGCGCTCCCGACCGTTCCTCCGGCGGCCCCCCGCGTCGTCCTGAAGGCGGTGGCGGCGGCGGTGGACGCGGTTACGGCGGCGACCGCGACCGCGGCGGTGATCGCGGTCCTCGCGGTCCTCGCTGA
- a CDS encoding TIGR03960 family B12-binding radical SAM protein: protein MLNQELKDAVVARVLSKVRTPGQYVGGELNSVVKNHAEVLGTVCMAFPDTYALGMSHHGLQVLYSLMNDRGWACERVFTPLPDFETAMRAEGLPLYSLETFTPLSQFDVIGFSLQYEISYTNVLTMLDLGRIPLHAEDRTADDPLIVAGGPGGQNPELLAPYIDLFVMGDGEPSLPIVCDMWREMKGSGLSREEKLAKIAAAQPWAYVPRFYTPIYNEDGTILEIRPTRDDLPAGIRPCVIQDLEGSPLPTKPVVPFVETAHDRIAIEIMRGCPWQCRFCQSTVIKRPLRYRTVETIVEAALESYRNTGYDEISLLSLSTSDYPDFERLVTRMSEVFTPLGVKISLPSLRITETLKKIPALLQEGRRSGLTLAPEVARDDMRTQIRKPIDNKDLYEGAAEAFRRGWRKVKLYFMCGLPGERPADLDGIIEMAETIARIGKDVTGRYADVTASVSNFVPKPHTPYQWNGMKPREYFHWAHKYLKSRVRMRSVTVKCHDIERSMLEGILTRGDRRVAAVMEEAWRRGARLDAWTEYFDPKLWWQTFEDLGVDVPFYSQRERPVQEVLAWDHIHIKYGRDYLAKEQNRSVVQLEAMAGAV, encoded by the coding sequence ATGCTCAATCAGGAATTGAAGGATGCCGTCGTCGCGCGGGTCCTCTCGAAGGTCCGCACGCCCGGCCAGTACGTCGGCGGCGAGTTGAACAGCGTCGTCAAGAACCACGCCGAGGTGCTTGGGACGGTCTGCATGGCCTTCCCGGACACTTACGCCCTGGGGATGAGCCACCACGGCCTCCAGGTGCTCTACAGCCTGATGAACGACCGCGGCTGGGCCTGCGAGCGCGTCTTCACGCCGCTGCCGGACTTCGAGACCGCCATGCGCGCCGAGGGCTTGCCCCTCTACTCGCTGGAGACCTTCACGCCGCTGAGCCAGTTCGACGTAATCGGCTTCTCGCTCCAGTACGAGATCTCGTACACCAACGTCCTGACGATGCTCGACCTGGGCCGAATCCCGCTCCATGCCGAGGACCGGACGGCCGACGACCCGCTGATCGTCGCCGGCGGGCCGGGAGGTCAGAACCCGGAACTGCTCGCCCCCTACATCGACCTCTTCGTCATGGGCGACGGCGAGCCCAGCCTCCCGATCGTCTGCGACATGTGGCGCGAGATGAAGGGCTCCGGCCTTTCGCGTGAGGAGAAGCTGGCGAAGATCGCCGCGGCCCAGCCCTGGGCCTACGTCCCCCGATTCTACACGCCGATCTACAACGAAGACGGCACGATCCTGGAGATCCGGCCGACTCGCGACGACCTCCCGGCCGGCATCCGCCCCTGCGTGATCCAGGATCTGGAGGGCTCGCCGCTGCCGACGAAGCCCGTCGTCCCGTTCGTCGAGACGGCCCACGACCGCATCGCCATCGAGATCATGCGCGGCTGCCCGTGGCAGTGCCGGTTCTGCCAGAGCACCGTCATCAAGCGACCGCTCCGATATCGCACGGTCGAGACGATCGTCGAGGCTGCGCTCGAATCCTACCGCAACACCGGCTACGACGAGATCAGCCTGCTCTCGCTCTCCACCAGCGACTACCCCGACTTCGAGCGGCTGGTTACGAGGATGTCGGAGGTCTTCACGCCGCTGGGTGTGAAAATCTCGCTCCCCAGCCTGCGGATCACCGAGACCCTCAAGAAGATCCCCGCCCTCCTGCAGGAGGGCCGTCGCAGCGGTCTGACCCTTGCCCCCGAGGTCGCCCGCGACGACATGCGGACCCAGATCCGCAAACCGATCGACAACAAGGACCTCTACGAAGGGGCGGCCGAGGCGTTCCGTCGTGGATGGCGGAAGGTCAAGCTCTACTTCATGTGCGGCCTTCCCGGCGAGCGGCCGGCGGACCTCGACGGGATCATCGAGATGGCCGAGACGATCGCCCGGATCGGCAAGGACGTTACCGGCCGTTACGCCGACGTCACCGCCAGCGTCTCCAACTTCGTCCCCAAGCCCCACACGCCCTACCAGTGGAACGGCATGAAGCCGCGCGAATACTTCCACTGGGCGCACAAGTACCTCAAGTCGCGGGTCCGGATGCGGTCCGTCACCGTCAAGTGCCACGACATCGAGCGCAGCATGCTCGAGGGCATCCTCACCCGGGGCGACCGCCGCGTCGCCGCCGTGATGGAGGAAGCCTGGCGGCGCGGGGCTCGACTCGACGCCTGGACCGAGTATTTCGACCCCAAGCTCTGGTGGCAGACCTTCGAGGATCTGGGCGTCGACGTCCCCTTCTACAGCCAGCGCGAACGCCCCGTCCAGGAAGTCCTGGCGTGGGACCACATCCACATCAAGTACGGCCGCGACTACCTGGCCAAGGAACAGAACCGCTCCGTCGTGCAGCTCGAAGCCATGGCCGGGGCCGTCTGA
- a CDS encoding MBL fold metallo-hydrolase, with translation MSVDIESDVESLDHPVDNAPVRSTSHRGLTIEGYSRAAVQTYWRVPELKLGFDLGLQPWSFMTTPNWFVSHAHLDHIAALPVLVARRRMMKMEPPTIYLPTEAVEGVNLILRGFQRLDRGRLPVKLVGVEPGEEIQLSRELVVQVFPTRHTIPSLGFLVWERRKKLKPEYHDLTGEQIRDLRLSGVEVSSEIRIPKVAYMGDTAPAGLDANPEVYRAQILILEMTFVAPNERPSVIHKYGHTHLDDLIARADRFENEMIVASHFSTRLHPDHIQRIVDRRLPDSLRSRMKIWL, from the coding sequence GTGTCGGTTGACATTGAATCGGATGTGGAGTCGCTCGATCATCCCGTGGACAACGCGCCTGTACGCTCCACGTCCCATCGGGGGCTGACGATTGAGGGCTATTCCCGGGCCGCCGTCCAGACGTACTGGCGGGTGCCGGAGCTGAAGCTCGGCTTCGACCTGGGGCTGCAGCCGTGGTCGTTCATGACCACGCCCAACTGGTTCGTCTCCCACGCCCACCTCGACCACATCGCCGCCCTCCCCGTCCTCGTCGCCCGCCGCCGGATGATGAAGATGGAGCCGCCGACGATCTATCTGCCCACCGAGGCCGTCGAAGGGGTCAACCTGATCCTTCGCGGGTTCCAGCGACTGGATCGCGGGCGGCTGCCGGTCAAGCTGGTGGGCGTCGAGCCGGGGGAAGAGATCCAGCTCTCGCGCGAACTGGTTGTGCAGGTCTTTCCGACTCGGCACACGATCCCCTCGCTGGGATTCCTCGTCTGGGAGCGTCGGAAGAAGCTCAAGCCCGAGTATCACGACCTGACCGGCGAGCAGATCCGCGACCTGCGGCTCTCCGGCGTCGAGGTCTCGTCCGAGATCCGGATTCCGAAGGTCGCCTACATGGGCGACACCGCGCCGGCCGGCCTCGACGCCAATCCGGAGGTGTATCGCGCCCAGATCCTGATCCTGGAGATGACCTTCGTCGCCCCCAACGAGCGGCCTTCGGTGATCCACAAGTACGGGCACACCCACCTCGACGACCTGATCGCGCGGGCCGACCGGTTCGAGAACGAGATGATCGTGGCCTCGCACTTCAGCACCCGCCTGCACCCGGACCACATCCAGCGGATCGTGGACCGGCGTCTGCCGGATTCGCTCCGGTCGCGGATGAAGATCTGGCTGTGA
- a CDS encoding Uma2 family endonuclease, translating to MSTASHPRLMTAEEFMDADHGEGIHELVRGKVVESPPSHFEHGVVCGRVAGLFWEYQRRTSYGHGASNNTLVQTEKNPDTVRGVDFMFFSNARWPKPSETAKLPPLAPDVAIEVASPSNRRGDLLKKASEYLAAGRLAVWLVYPKKRSVAIFRDSQTPPVVLTEGDVIEDQPELPGFRCTVAELFP from the coding sequence ATGTCGACCGCTTCGCACCCTCGCCTCATGACCGCCGAGGAGTTCATGGACGCCGACCACGGCGAAGGCATCCACGAACTGGTCCGCGGAAAGGTGGTCGAATCGCCGCCGTCGCACTTCGAACATGGGGTCGTTTGCGGTCGCGTTGCGGGGCTTTTCTGGGAATACCAGCGGCGAACCAGCTACGGCCACGGAGCATCGAACAACACCCTTGTCCAGACCGAGAAGAACCCGGACACGGTCCGCGGCGTGGATTTCATGTTCTTCAGCAACGCCCGCTGGCCGAAGCCCAGCGAGACGGCAAAGCTTCCCCCCCTCGCGCCCGACGTGGCGATCGAGGTAGCCTCGCCCAGCAACCGACGCGGCGACTTGTTGAAGAAGGCCTCGGAATACCTCGCCGCCGGCAGACTCGCCGTCTGGCTCGTCTACCCGAAGAAGCGGTCGGTCGCCATCTTCCGGGACTCGCAGACGCCTCCCGTCGTTCTCACCGAGGGTGACGTTATCGAGGACCAGCCGGAGCTTCCTGGGTTCCGCTGCACCGTTGCGGAACTCTTCCCTTGA
- a CDS encoding YfhO family protein: protein MSQVAEKAPEAESFWFQPPRWGVRDAIALAIWTAGLCWIFREAVFLRGAFFYFDVTEINYPYRRFFAQELWAGRFSFWCPWLYCGMPLFSESQAGYFHPLKYVFYPWMETWKAFNFDTVFSIWLAGAGTYGWLRRHVGPAGALTGAAIFGAGGFTWAHLVHTSMINALASVPFVIWALEWSWLTGRWRGAALGGFALACQVFAGHLQDVILCSGIVGFLGLYRACTSATRDEARSVLSRTIGLVALGVLISAVQWIPSKELLDRSPRAGGLSYQELTYGSWSPELLPTLVLREAYGTRARDTDWMDGFYPYHEMNAYLGLLALALAIVGASGTGGRDRWTTGLALLAITGALLMLGRFTFLFDYANKIPVAGSSREPVRLHLWVSLAVAGLAAVGVERLGRPGVVRLKAATIFVVVVVLASLPILAYVYWPVWSDARRWTTPYHLDRYRWLGREMTVSAVRTGVLLASGLVLARIAASTTAAGRRARLAWILPVLVLLDLLGAHAVDPVTVTPEYWTRPPEAVARLKADPTFIRLFGKGDRSAGEPGYASEPIDFMKARDALDWSLPAAWGLASSKGETPMIPRRIIDFFDNTQYGGGRFDLDSVSHVVVGRSLRSTFVPNEPLGEVFLHVNPNALPRARMAGNPAYAGNREEAIAALRTLGPEIQRRLVVEDPDRPLGDAPVVGKAEIESEVPDEVVVRVEAETPGYLVLADTFDPGWTATVDGEPTPVRPAYVAFRAVFVKPGTHRVVFRYRPAGLPAGMAVTGLGLLLGLIGSIRPGRVVDSADHAVLPRAGWLKTLWLAAAVVIVLASIPKWGPEGLTVQSRWGRAWHTFTWGAGIEAMRENRR, encoded by the coding sequence GTGTCGCAAGTGGCAGAGAAGGCCCCCGAGGCCGAGTCGTTCTGGTTCCAGCCCCCGCGATGGGGCGTCCGCGACGCGATCGCTCTGGCGATCTGGACCGCCGGGCTCTGCTGGATCTTTCGCGAGGCCGTCTTCCTTCGGGGCGCGTTCTTCTACTTTGACGTCACCGAGATCAACTACCCCTACCGCCGGTTTTTCGCCCAGGAACTTTGGGCCGGTCGGTTCTCGTTCTGGTGCCCGTGGCTCTACTGCGGGATGCCGCTCTTCAGCGAGAGCCAGGCGGGCTACTTCCATCCGCTGAAATACGTCTTCTACCCCTGGATGGAGACGTGGAAGGCATTCAACTTCGACACCGTGTTCTCGATCTGGCTCGCCGGCGCGGGAACCTACGGCTGGCTCCGACGGCACGTCGGCCCGGCCGGCGCCCTGACCGGCGCGGCGATCTTCGGGGCAGGGGGGTTCACCTGGGCGCACCTGGTTCACACCAGCATGATCAACGCCCTGGCGAGCGTCCCCTTCGTGATCTGGGCGCTCGAATGGTCGTGGTTGACCGGTCGCTGGCGAGGCGCTGCGCTCGGGGGTTTCGCTCTGGCCTGCCAGGTCTTCGCCGGGCACTTGCAGGACGTCATCCTCTGCTCGGGGATCGTCGGATTCCTGGGGCTCTATCGAGCCTGCACATCGGCGACCCGCGACGAGGCCCGCAGCGTCCTGTCCCGGACGATCGGACTGGTGGCGCTGGGGGTGCTGATTTCGGCCGTCCAGTGGATTCCGTCCAAGGAACTGCTTGATCGATCCCCCCGCGCCGGCGGGTTGTCCTACCAAGAATTGACCTACGGTTCGTGGAGCCCTGAACTGCTGCCAACACTCGTCCTCCGCGAAGCCTACGGCACCCGCGCCCGCGACACCGACTGGATGGACGGCTTCTATCCTTACCATGAGATGAACGCCTACCTCGGCCTGCTGGCCCTGGCTCTCGCGATCGTCGGCGCGTCGGGGACGGGGGGCCGCGACCGATGGACGACGGGGCTCGCCCTGCTGGCGATCACCGGGGCCCTGCTGATGCTCGGCCGGTTCACGTTCCTGTTCGACTACGCCAACAAGATCCCAGTCGCCGGCAGCTCGCGCGAGCCCGTGCGGCTGCACCTGTGGGTCTCGCTGGCCGTCGCGGGTCTGGCGGCGGTCGGCGTGGAACGGCTGGGAAGACCCGGCGTCGTCCGACTGAAAGCGGCGACGATCTTCGTGGTCGTGGTCGTGCTCGCCTCGCTGCCAATCCTGGCCTACGTCTACTGGCCCGTCTGGAGCGACGCGAGGCGTTGGACGACCCCCTACCACCTGGACCGTTACCGCTGGCTCGGCCGCGAGATGACCGTCTCGGCGGTCCGGACGGGCGTGTTGTTGGCCTCGGGACTGGTGCTGGCCCGGATCGCCGCCTCGACGACGGCCGCCGGCCGCCGCGCCCGGCTGGCCTGGATCCTGCCGGTGCTGGTCCTGCTGGACTTGCTGGGAGCGCACGCCGTCGACCCGGTGACGGTCACGCCGGAATACTGGACGAGGCCCCCGGAGGCGGTCGCGAGACTCAAGGCCGACCCGACTTTCATCCGGCTCTTCGGCAAGGGGGACCGGAGCGCCGGGGAACCCGGATACGCTTCGGAGCCGATCGACTTCATGAAGGCTCGCGACGCCCTGGACTGGAGCCTGCCCGCCGCCTGGGGCCTGGCCTCGTCCAAGGGCGAGACGCCCATGATCCCCCGGCGGATCATCGACTTCTTCGACAACACCCAGTACGGCGGCGGCCGGTTCGACCTCGACAGCGTCAGCCACGTCGTCGTCGGCCGGAGCCTGCGATCGACGTTCGTCCCCAACGAGCCGCTCGGCGAAGTCTTCCTGCACGTCAACCCAAACGCCCTGCCTCGAGCGCGGATGGCGGGGAATCCCGCTTACGCCGGAAATCGAGAAGAAGCAATCGCCGCCCTGCGAACCCTCGGCCCGGAGATCCAGCGCCGGCTGGTGGTCGAAGACCCCGACCGGCCGCTGGGGGATGCCCCGGTCGTCGGCAAGGCCGAGATCGAGAGCGAAGTTCCCGACGAGGTGGTCGTTCGGGTCGAGGCCGAGACGCCCGGCTATCTCGTGCTGGCCGACACCTTCGACCCCGGCTGGACGGCGACCGTCGACGGTGAGCCCACTCCCGTTCGTCCGGCGTACGTCGCGTTCCGGGCGGTCTTCGTCAAACCGGGTACGCATCGAGTCGTCTTTCGATACAGGCCTGCGGGGTTGCCGGCGGGGATGGCGGTCACCGGCCTGGGGCTGCTGCTGGGGTTGATCGGCTCGATCCGACCGGGTCGCGTCGTCGACTCCGCGGACCATGCGGTCCTCCCTCGGGCGGGATGGTTGAAGACGCTCTGGCTGGCAGCGGCCGTCGTGATCGTCCTGGCCTCAATCCCCAAATGGGGGCCGGAGGGCCTGACCGTCCAGTCGCGCTGGGGTCGAGCGTGGCATACGTTCACCTGGGGAGCGGGAATTGAGGCCATGCGCGAGAACCGGCGATGA
- the rpsO gene encoding 30S ribosomal protein S15, giving the protein MAITKEKKQELIGSFSRAEHDTGSPEVQIALLTARINDLTDHFKTHSKDHASRRGLLMMVSKRSSLLKYLRLHDRKKYLEVISRLGIRK; this is encoded by the coding sequence ATGGCGATCACGAAGGAGAAGAAGCAGGAACTCATCGGGTCTTTCAGCCGTGCGGAGCACGATACGGGCTCTCCGGAGGTGCAAATCGCCCTCCTGACCGCTCGGATCAATGACCTCACCGACCACTTCAAGACCCACAGCAAGGACCACGCCAGCCGCCGCGGGCTGCTGATGATGGTTTCCAAGCGTTCGAGCCTGCTGAAGTACCTGCGGCTGCACGACCGGAAGAAGTACCTCGAGGTGATCAGCCGCCTGGGCATCCGTAAGTAA
- the pdxA gene encoding 4-hydroxythreonine-4-phosphate dehydrogenase PdxA, producing MDRPKVALTMGDVAGVGPELIARAWSRPELHALCSPLVVGDVAVLRRAIEETVGDGERPRVQPITTPEEADPSPSLIPCLQPPGAEDVVEVKPCSVDARAGRGSYVYLVHAIDLALEGRVDAITTLPLNKESLSLAGVPHPGHTEILAERCGTPDHAMMLYLPSHEGHGVGVVHVTLHMALRDVFDAITIESVAAKIRLADRSMRPLTDDGSRPRIAVASLNPHAGEHGLFGDEEITTIGPAVEITRSEGLAVSGPFPNDTLFRDALSGKFDAVVAMYHDQGHIALKTVGFWNGVNVTLGLPIVRTSVAHGTAFDIAWKGTADPSSLFEALRVAARMVAWNRRHPQG from the coding sequence ATGGACCGTCCGAAAGTCGCACTCACCATGGGAGACGTCGCTGGCGTCGGTCCCGAGTTGATCGCCCGGGCCTGGAGTCGGCCCGAACTGCACGCACTCTGCTCCCCACTCGTCGTCGGCGACGTGGCCGTCCTCCGTCGGGCCATCGAGGAGACCGTCGGCGACGGCGAACGCCCTCGCGTCCAGCCGATCACGACCCCCGAGGAGGCCGATCCCTCCCCCTCGCTCATCCCCTGCTTGCAGCCCCCGGGGGCCGAGGACGTGGTCGAGGTGAAACCCTGCTCGGTTGACGCCCGCGCCGGTCGGGGGTCGTATGTCTACCTCGTCCACGCCATCGACCTCGCCCTGGAGGGTCGGGTCGACGCGATCACGACGCTGCCTCTGAACAAGGAATCGCTGAGCCTGGCGGGCGTCCCCCATCCGGGGCATACGGAGATCCTCGCCGAGCGTTGCGGTACGCCCGATCACGCGATGATGCTGTATCTTCCGTCGCACGAGGGGCATGGCGTGGGCGTGGTTCACGTCACGCTCCACATGGCCCTGCGCGACGTCTTCGACGCGATCACCATCGAGTCGGTCGCGGCCAAGATCCGGCTGGCCGACCGCTCGATGCGGCCTCTGACGGACGACGGCTCTCGACCGCGGATCGCCGTGGCCTCGCTCAACCCCCACGCCGGCGAGCACGGCCTCTTCGGCGACGAGGAGATCACCACGATCGGGCCTGCTGTCGAAATCACGAGGTCGGAGGGACTGGCTGTCTCCGGCCCCTTCCCCAACGACACGCTCTTCCGGGACGCCCTTAGCGGGAAATTCGACGCCGTCGTCGCCATGTATCACGACCAGGGGCACATCGCCCTGAAGACGGTTGGCTTCTGGAACGGCGTGAACGTGACGCTCGGCCTGCCGATCGTCCGCACGAGCGTCGCGCACGGGACAGCCTTCGATATCGCCTGGAAAGGGACGGCCGATCCCTCAAGCCTGTTCGAGGCCCTGCGCGTGGCGGCGAGGATGGTCGCCTGGAACCGTCGACATCCTCAGGGGTGA